One segment of Anastrepha obliqua isolate idAnaObli1 chromosome 3, idAnaObli1_1.0, whole genome shotgun sequence DNA contains the following:
- the LOC129242821 gene encoding COMM domain-containing protein 4 encodes MKFRFCGDGDCPDWVLAEIISTLSVLSAKDLESLAELVAKRIIGQQLEESVVKSLTADISTDGKSAVACIHFLLINASRHAISESVFSEEIQQLGLPKEHAASMCRVLATNVTAIRQRLREKAFRINELSSVRYIPPSADSPANTVGCAQFELKISQELIDGLPEDTTHVLNIEHANVHALLEELKEVRTTLQQYSWRQQNQMDV; translated from the exons ATG AAATTTCGCTTCTGTGGGGATGGCGACTGTCCCGACTGGGTGTTGGCGGAGATTATCTCTACGCTTTCTGTGCTGAGTGCCAAAGACTTGGAATCACTGGCCGAGTTAGTTGCCAAGCGAATTATTGGCCAGCAATTGGAG GAGAGTGTCGTTAAATCGTTAACAGCTGACATATCTACCGATGGGAAATCCGCTGTCgcttgtatacattttttacttatcAATGCGTCGCGTCATGCCATTAGCGAGTCAGTATTTAGCGAGGAGATTCAACAACTAGGTCTGCCAAAGGAGCATGCTGCTTCAATGTGTCGCGTGTTGGCCACTAATGTTACAGCTATACGTCAGCGCCTACGAGAGAAAGCATTTAGAA TTAATGAACTGTCATCAGTGCGCTACATTCCACCCTCGGCAGATAGCCCTGCTAATACTGTTGGTTGCGCGCAGTTTGAACTGAAAATCTCACAGGAGCTAATCGATGGATTGCCAGAGGACACCACACATGTCTTGAACATTGAGCACGCTAACGTGCATGCATTGCTCGAGGAGTTGAAAGAGGTGCGCACCACGTTGCAACAGTATAGTTGGCGACAGCAGAACCAAATGGATGTCTAG
- the LOC129242823 gene encoding leucokinin: MHVIHTLLSITLLIFVCQNARVFALPVADELSTCEEQLSKYRRFLLQAILSFEDVCDVYDSHPLNPLDSFYRQEQQESVNAPFSRVFQTGTSVAEQRSEIWAFFKLLMAQFNDMDFVNIIKEAVIERCRMKSQEQHDEKRNSVVLGKKQRFHSWGGKRARLDADE; this comes from the coding sequence ATGCACGTCATTCACACATTACTCTCCATCACTTTGCTGATTTTTGTTTGCCAAAATGCACGAGTATTCGCGCTACCCGTCGCCGATGAACTTAGCACTTGTGAAGAGCAGCTTTCCAAATATCGCCGATTTCTTCTACAAGCCATTTTAAGCTTTGAAGATGTTTGCGACGTTTACGATTCACATCCACTAAATCCACTTGATTCCTTTTATCGACAGGAACAGCAAGAATCTGTTAACGCGCCATTTTCACGCGTCTTTCAAACTGGCACCTCCGTTGCTGAGCAACGTAGTGAGATATGGGCTTTCTTCAAATTATTGATGGCACAATTTAATGACATGGATTTCGTGAATATAATTAAGGAAGCAGTTATTGAACGTTGTCGCATGAAGTCGCAAGAGCAACATGACGAGAAACGCAACTCTGTGGTGCTAGGTAAGAAGCAACGATTCCATTCGTGGGGCGGCAAGCGTGCCCGACTCGACGCCGACGAATGA